The Microbacterium maritypicum genome contains a region encoding:
- a CDS encoding beta strand repeat-containing protein encodes MHSQTSTSGAIQRVRERRRESFLARLRLSRARRKPFAVVALLTLVLAGLVVPATTAAAAPGDAAQLYLGPSFEAAVVGSDKDLTAPTECPSNSVLTGVRTENRQNINPTSANAILTRFAVQCSTITVSNAGVVTGTVNPTWINGPVYDQSRGNLQTGTCPANTFVHRITGTTFVGDGVARWPSSVQITCRPMILTAAGQLRVNLAATPTVLTIGENFNTTGGLQTPTPRCGPGTTTGTSDIVVRGYRAQSGGEGIDGFNPSCATIPDDFGDAPASYGSASHELNAATYLGWSADTEAAMQYSANATGDNQVGGAAPNQFINDENGVSTFGPITAGITSSYSVSVLVANKAPGTNATLVGWVDFNRNGVFDANEGVSAPVPAGTADGSSVTLTWPGIISQTVAGPTFARFRIANGTDLTTATPTGAAITGEVEDYALTIAAVNPGISLVKSATPSGPEAFTVGQVIDYSFLVTNTGDVTLTGVAVTETAFDGSGTISPAVCPTTTLAAGASTTCTASYTLTQADIDRGSLSNTATATGTPPGILVPPVSPPSTVTVPAAAAPALTVVKSADTTEITSAGQTIAYSFLVTNTGNVTLTDVSVDETAFTGTGTAPVVTCPAGAASLAPEAAVTCTATYTTTAADYRTDSLDNTATATGTPPSGEPPVSPPSTLEIPVVPAPGITVVKSADATEISSAGQTIGYSFLVTNTGNVTLTDVSVDETAFTGTGTAPVVTCPAGAASLAPGASVTCTATYTTTADDYRTDSLDNTATATGTPPSGEPPVSPPSTLEIPVVPAPALTVVKSADTTEISSAGQTIGYSFLVTNTGNVTLTDVSVDETAFTGTGTAPVVTCPAGAASLAPEAAVTCTASYVVTQADVDAGGVSNTATATGTPPSGEPPVSPPSTLEIPVVPAPGITMVKSASPNTADAYVVGQEITYSFVVTNTGNVTLTDVRVDEGVFTGSGSLSAITCPAGAASLAPGLQVVCTASYVLTQADVDSGSLSNTATATGTPPTGEPPVSPPSTTEVPVDPAPALTVVKSADADGLTSAGQTVEYSFLVTNTGNVTLTDVSVDETAFTGTGTAPVVTCPAGAATMLPGAAVTCTASYVVTQADLDSGGVSNTATATGTPPSGEPPVSPPSTLEIPADPAPGLTVVKSADLDELSAAGQTIEYSFLVTNTGNVTLTDVSVDETAFTGTGTAPVVTCPAGAASLAPGADVTCTASYVVTQADVDSGGVSNTATATGTPPSGEPPVSPPSTTDVPAERAPALTVVKSADTTEITSAGQTIAYSFLVSNTGNVTLTDVSVAETAFTGTGTAPVVTCPAGAASLAPGADVTCTASYVVTQADVDSGGVSNTATATGTPPSGEPPVSPPSTIEVPAEPAPALTVVKSADTTEITSAGQTIGYSFLVTNTGNVTLTDVSVDETAFTGTGTAPVVTCPAGAASLAPGADVTCTASYVVTQADLDSGGVSNTATATGTPPSGEPPVSPPSTTEVPAVPAPGITVVKSADTTEITSAGQTIGYSFLVTNTGNVTLTDVSVDETAFTGTGTAPVVTCPAGAASLAPEAAVTCTASYVVTQADVDAGGVSNTATATGTPPSGEPPVSPPSTLEIPVVPAPGITMVKSASPNTADAYVVGQEITYSFVVTNTGNVTLTDVRVDEGVFTGSGSLSAITCPAGAASLAPGLQVVCTASYVLTQADVDSGSVSNTATATGTPPTGEPPVSPPSTTEVPADPAPGVSIVKSATPETMTTVGQTLTYSFVVTNTGNVTLTDVSVDETAFTGTGTAPVVTCPAGAASILPGQFVTCTAEYQTTQADVDSGLLTNTATATGTPPSGEPPVSPPSTVEVPFDGTNSLGLEKRANPVDVNGNGVIDPGDRIEWTIIVTNTGAQTVADIVVSDPTAGAVSCPQTSLASGAQMTCTVPAHTVTAADVRNGQVRNVATATGTTPGGDPIDPPTSETTTRVFPSPPPTLAVTGGTLSAGLLLGGLMLVVGSALIRRRRLT; translated from the coding sequence ATGCATTCTCAGACCAGCACGTCCGGTGCCATCCAGCGAGTGCGCGAGCGGCGGCGCGAATCGTTCCTCGCTCGTCTTCGGCTCTCCCGGGCGCGTCGCAAGCCCTTCGCCGTCGTCGCACTGCTGACGCTCGTGCTGGCGGGTCTCGTCGTTCCTGCGACGACGGCGGCGGCCGCCCCCGGTGACGCCGCCCAGCTCTACCTCGGCCCGTCGTTCGAGGCCGCGGTGGTGGGATCCGACAAGGATCTGACCGCGCCGACCGAGTGCCCATCGAACTCCGTGCTCACGGGAGTGCGGACCGAGAACCGCCAGAACATCAACCCGACCAGCGCGAATGCCATCCTGACGCGCTTCGCCGTGCAGTGCTCGACGATCACGGTGAGCAACGCCGGCGTCGTCACCGGCACCGTGAACCCGACGTGGATCAACGGCCCGGTCTACGACCAGAGCCGGGGCAACCTGCAGACCGGCACGTGCCCCGCCAACACGTTCGTGCATCGCATCACCGGCACGACCTTCGTCGGCGACGGGGTGGCGCGCTGGCCGTCCTCCGTCCAGATCACCTGCCGACCGATGATCCTCACCGCAGCCGGGCAGCTCCGTGTCAACCTGGCGGCCACCCCGACGGTGCTGACCATCGGCGAGAACTTCAACACCACCGGGGGGCTCCAGACTCCGACCCCTCGCTGCGGTCCCGGGACCACGACCGGCACGAGCGACATCGTGGTGCGCGGCTACCGCGCGCAGAGCGGCGGCGAGGGCATCGACGGATTCAACCCCTCGTGCGCCACCATCCCGGACGACTTCGGCGATGCTCCCGCCAGCTACGGCTCCGCCTCCCACGAGCTGAACGCCGCGACGTATCTCGGATGGTCCGCCGACACCGAGGCGGCGATGCAGTACAGCGCGAACGCGACCGGTGACAACCAGGTCGGCGGCGCGGCCCCGAACCAGTTCATCAACGACGAGAACGGCGTCTCGACGTTCGGGCCCATCACGGCCGGCATCACGAGCAGCTACTCCGTGTCGGTGCTGGTGGCGAACAAGGCGCCGGGAACGAACGCGACCCTCGTCGGCTGGGTCGACTTCAACCGGAACGGTGTCTTCGACGCCAACGAGGGCGTCTCCGCGCCCGTGCCTGCAGGAACTGCGGATGGTTCGTCCGTCACGCTCACGTGGCCGGGGATCATCTCCCAGACGGTCGCCGGCCCGACGTTCGCGCGATTCCGGATCGCGAACGGCACGGATCTGACGACGGCGACCCCGACGGGTGCCGCCATCACCGGCGAGGTGGAGGACTACGCCCTCACCATCGCCGCCGTGAATCCGGGGATCTCGCTGGTCAAGTCCGCGACACCCTCCGGCCCGGAGGCCTTCACCGTCGGGCAGGTCATCGACTACTCGTTCTTGGTGACCAACACGGGCGACGTGACTCTCACCGGCGTCGCGGTCACCGAGACCGCGTTCGACGGCTCGGGGACGATCTCGCCGGCAGTGTGTCCGACGACGACCCTCGCCGCCGGCGCCTCGACGACCTGCACGGCGAGCTATACGCTCACACAGGCCGACATCGACAGAGGCTCCCTCTCCAACACGGCGACGGCGACGGGAACACCTCCGGGCATCCTCGTTCCTCCGGTGTCTCCCCCCTCCACTGTGACGGTGCCCGCCGCGGCGGCCCCGGCGTTGACGGTGGTCAAGAGTGCGGACACGACGGAGATCACTTCGGCGGGTCAGACGATTGCGTATTCGTTCCTGGTGACGAACACCGGCAATGTGACGTTGACGGATGTGAGTGTGGATGAGACGGCGTTCACGGGGACGGGGACTGCTCCGGTGGTCACGTGTCCGGCGGGTGCGGCATCATTGGCTCCCGAGGCAGCGGTCACGTGCACGGCGACGTATACGACGACGGCAGCCGATTACCGCACCGATTCGCTCGACAACACGGCGACGGCGACGGGTACTCCGCCGTCGGGTGAGCCGCCGGTGTCTCCGCCGTCGACTCTGGAGATTCCGGTGGTGCCGGCTCCGGGGATCACGGTGGTGAAGTCGGCGGATGCGACGGAGATCAGTTCGGCGGGTCAGACGATCGGGTATTCGTTCCTGGTGACGAACACCGGCAATGTCACTCTCACCGATGTGAGTGTGGATGAGACGGCGTTCACGGGGACGGGCACCGCTCCGGTGGTGACGTGTCCGGCGGGTGCGGCGTCGCTCGCGCCGGGGGCCAGCGTGACGTGCACGGCGACGTATACGACGACGGCAGACGACTACCGCACCGACTCGCTCGACAACACGGCGACGGCGACGGGTACTCCGCCGTCGGGTGAGCCGCCGGTGTCTCCGCCGTCGACTCTGGAGATTCCGGTGGTGCCGGCTCCGGCGTTGACGGTGGTGAAGTCGGCGGACACGACGGAGATCAGTTCGGCGGGTCAGACGATCGGGTATTCGTTCCTGGTCACGAACACCGGCAATGTGACGCTGACGGATGTGAGTGTGGATGAGACGGCGTTCACGGGGACGGGGACTGCTCCGGTGGTGACGTGCCCGGCGGGTGCGGCGTCGTTGGCTCCGGAGGCAGCGGTGACGTGTACGGCGTCGTATGTGGTGACGCAGGCGGATGTGGATGCGGGTGGCGTGTCGAACACGGCGACGGCGACGGGTACTCCGCCGTCGGGTGAGCCGCCGGTGTCTCCGCCGTCGACTCTGGAGATTCCGGTGGTGCCGGCTCCGGGGATCACGATGGTGAAGTCGGCGAGCCCGAATACGGCTGATGCGTATGTGGTGGGTCAGGAGATCACGTATTCGTTCGTGGTGACCAACACCGGCAATGTCACTCTCACGGATGTGAGGGTGGATGAGGGTGTGTTCACCGGTTCGGGGTCGTTGTCGGCGATCACGTGTCCGGCGGGTGCGGCCTCGCTCGCGCCGGGTCTTCAGGTGGTGTGCACGGCGTCGTATGTGCTGACGCAGGCGGATGTCGATTCCGGGAGCCTGTCGAACACGGCCACCGCGACCGGTACCCCGCCGACGGGCGAGCCCCCTGTCTCACCTCCGTCGACGACCGAGGTGCCGGTGGACCCGGCCCCGGCGTTGACCGTTGTGAAGTCGGCGGATGCGGACGGGCTCACATCGGCGGGTCAGACGGTCGAGTATTCGTTCCTGGTCACCAACACGGGCAACGTCACCCTCACCGACGTGAGCGTCGATGAGACGGCGTTCACGGGGACGGGCACCGCTCCCGTGGTCACGTGTCCGGCGGGAGCCGCGACTATGTTGCCGGGGGCTGCGGTCACGTGCACGGCGTCGTACGTCGTCACGCAGGCCGACCTGGACTCCGGAGGCGTGTCGAACACGGCCACGGCGACGGGCACTCCGCCTTCCGGCGAACCGCCGGTGTCGCCCCCGTCCACTCTGGAGATCCCGGCGGACCCGGCCCCGGGATTGACGGTGGTGAAGTCTGCTGATCTGGACGAGTTGTCGGCAGCGGGTCAGACGATCGAGTATTCCTTCCTGGTCACGAACACCGGCAACGTCACCCTCACCGACGTGAGTGTGGATGAGACGGCCTTCACCGGGACGGGGACCGCTCCGGTGGTGACGTGCCCGGCGGGTGCGGCGTCGCTGGCTCCGGGAGCCGACGTGACGTGCACGGCGTCGTATGTGGTGACGCAGGCGGATGTCGATTCCGGAGGCGTGTCGAACACGGCCACCGCGACGGGTACCCCGCCGTCGGGCGAGCCCCCCGTCTCACCCCCATCCACCACCGACGTCCCGGCGGAGCGGGCCCCGGCGTTGACGGTGGTCAAGAGTGCTGACACGACGGAGATCACTTCGGCGGGTCAGACGATTGCGTATTCGTTCCTGGTGTCGAACACCGGCAATGTGACGCTGACGGATGTGTCGGTGGCGGAGACGGCCTTCACCGGGACGGGGACCGCTCCGGTGGTCACCTGCCCGGCGGGTGCGGCGTCGCTCGCACCGGGAGCCGATGTCACGTGCACGGCGTCGTATGTGGTGACGCAGGCGGATGTCGATTCCGGAGGCGTGTCGAACACAGCGACGGCGACGGGTACCCCGCCGTCGGGCGAGCCCCCCGTCTCACCCCCATCGACGATCGAGGTCCCGGCGGAGCCGGCTCCGGCGTTGACGGTGGTCAAGTCGGCGGACACGACGGAGATCACCTCGGCGGGTCAGACGATCGGGTATTCCTTCCTGGTCACGAACACCGGCAATGTCACCCTCACCGACGTGAGTGTGGATGAGACGGCCTTCACCGGGACCGGGACCGCTCCGGTGGTCACCTGCCCGGCGGGTGCGGCCTCGCTCGCACCGGGAGCCGATGTCACGTGCACGGCGTCGTACGTCGTCACGCAGGCCGACCTGGACTCCGGAGGTGTGTCGAACACGGCGACGGCGACGGGTACTCCGCCTTCGGGCGAGCCCCCCGTCTCACCCCCATCGACGACCGAAGTCCCGGCGGTGCCGGCTCCAGGGATCACGGTGGTCAAGAGCGCTGACACGACGGAGATCACTTCGGCGGGTCAGACGATCGGGTATTCGTTCCTGGTCACGAACACCGGCAATGTGACGCTGACGGATGTGAGTGTGGATGAGACGGCGTTCACGGGGACGGGGACTGCTCCGGTGGTGACGTGCCCGGCGGGTGCGGCGTCGTTGGCTCCGGAGGCAGCGGTGACGTGTACGGCGTCGTATGTGGTGACGCAGGCGGATGTGGATGCGGGTGGCGTGTCGAACACGGCGACGGCGACGGGTACTCCGCCGTCGGGTGAGCCGCCGGTGTCTCCGCCGTCGACTCTGGAGATTCCGGTGGTGCCGGCTCCGGGGATCACGATGGTGAAGTCGGCGAGCCCGAATACGGCTGATGCGTATGTGGTGGGTCAGGAGATCACGTACTCGTTCGTGGTGACCAACACCGGCAATGTCACTCTCACGGATGTGAGGGTGGATGAGGGTGTGTTCACCGGTTCGGGGTCGTTGTCCGCGATCACGTGTCCGGCGGGTGCGGCCTCGCTCGCGCCGGGTCTTCAGGTGGTGTGCACGGCGTCGTATGTGCTGACGCAGGCGGATGTCGATTCCGGGAGCGTATCGAACACGGCCACCGCGACCGGTACCCCGCCGACGGGCGAGCCCCCCGTCTCACCTCCGTCGACGACCGAGGTCCCGGCGGACCCTGCTCCCGGAGTGAGCATCGTGAAGTCCGCGACGCCGGAGACGATGACGACCGTGGGGCAGACGCTCACGTACTCGTTCGTGGTCACCAACACGGGCAACGTCACCCTCACCGACGTGAGCGTCGATGAGACGGCGTTCACGGGGACGGGCACCGCTCCCGTGGTCACGTGCCCGGCAGGAGCCGCGAGTATCCTGCCCGGCCAGTTCGTCACCTGCACGGCGGAGTATCAGACGACGCAGGCCGACGTGGATTCCGGGCTGCTGACGAACACCGCCACCGCGACGGGTACGCCGCCTTCCGGTGAGCCGCCGGTGTCGCCGCCGTCGACGGTCGAGGTGCCCTTCGACGGCACCAACTCGCTCGGACTCGAGAAGCGCGCGAATCCGGTCGACGTCAACGGGAACGGCGTGATCGATCCGGGTGATCGCATCGAGTGGACGATCATCGTGACGAACACCGGCGCTCAGACGGTCGCCGACATCGTGGTGTCCGACCCCACCGCGGGTGCGGTCTCGTGTCCGCAGACCAGCCTCGCCTCCGGAGCGCAGATGACCTGCACCGTGCCCGCGCACACCGTCACCGCTGCCGACGTGCGAAACGGACAGGTGCGCAATGTGGCCACGGCAACGGGAACCACGCCCGGTGGGGACCCGATCGACCCGCCGACCTCGGAGACGACCACACGGGTCTTCCCGTCGCCGCCGCCCACCCTCGCGGTGACCGGCGGAACGCTCTCGGCCGGTCTGCTCCTCGGAGGGTTGATGCTGGTCGTCGGGTCGGCGCTCATCCGGCGTCGTCGACTGACCTGA
- a CDS encoding J domain-containing protein, with the protein MFDSPLSASAYEILGVDPSVDDAELRRAYRLRLRQTHPDAGGDAAIFIQVQRAWELVGTVESRAAYDRRSGVASAATPDADTGWSGWRPQAARTDTRPRARSYGHPGGWRRERYLVLIREWAGRGVEVPDPYDPALVRSAPRDLRRLLADALAEEATARTVSDLGMGFTVWHDVAVGTDADDKLDHVVLGPSGLYGVMSEDFGGVVGFRRGEITGPSLGTRAPVTAALGRMRSIAKTARVRFSGAIIVLPDDDLAQAVTPLGTSRGVPVVVVRRSALAMVLRQGVPQARAIGGNELFDVRTRLQQTVRFV; encoded by the coding sequence ATGTTCGACAGTCCGCTCTCGGCCTCGGCCTACGAGATCCTCGGGGTCGACCCCTCCGTCGACGACGCCGAGCTGCGCCGCGCCTACCGTCTGCGGCTGCGCCAGACGCACCCGGACGCCGGTGGCGACGCCGCGATCTTCATCCAGGTGCAGCGCGCGTGGGAGCTGGTCGGCACCGTCGAGAGCCGTGCCGCCTACGACCGCCGCTCAGGTGTGGCGTCAGCGGCGACACCCGACGCCGACACCGGGTGGAGCGGATGGCGCCCTCAGGCAGCGCGCACCGACACCCGTCCGCGCGCCCGCTCCTACGGCCACCCCGGCGGATGGCGTCGTGAGCGCTACCTCGTCCTCATCCGCGAATGGGCGGGCCGTGGCGTCGAGGTCCCCGACCCCTACGACCCCGCCCTGGTGCGCTCGGCTCCCCGCGATCTGCGCCGACTGCTCGCCGATGCCCTGGCGGAAGAGGCCACGGCGCGCACGGTCTCCGACCTCGGCATGGGCTTCACGGTGTGGCACGACGTGGCCGTGGGGACGGATGCCGACGACAAGCTCGACCATGTGGTGCTGGGCCCCTCCGGCCTGTACGGGGTGATGTCGGAGGACTTCGGAGGGGTGGTCGGCTTCCGGCGCGGCGAGATCACCGGGCCGAGCCTGGGAACCCGCGCGCCGGTCACGGCTGCCCTCGGTCGGATGCGCTCGATCGCCAAGACCGCCCGCGTGCGCTTCAGCGGTGCGATCATCGTGCTGCCCGACGACGACCTCGCGCAGGCCGTCACACCGCTCGGCACGAGCCGCGGCGTTCCGGTCGTCGTCGTGCGCCGCAGCGCGCTGGCGATGGTGTTGCGTCAGGGCGTTCCGCAGGCGCGGGCGATCGGCGGGAACGAACTGTTCGACGTGCGCACCCGACTGCAGCAGACCGTCCGCTTCGTCTGA
- a CDS encoding IMPACT family protein, with protein MISARSYPATIASAVEHETVIRKSRFLTRIEPVSSVEQADTVIAAIRKRAWDANHNCTAMVTGLLGDQARSSDDGEPSGTAGIPMLEVLRRRELTDVVAVVTRYFGGVKLGAGGLVRAYSSAVSEALDLASLVRRAALRQVTLEVPHADAGRYDNLLRDWAVHHGATLGAPSYAAMATLELWVPEAEVPRLVDDLAAASAGAIAPVLGVERIVDVPA; from the coding sequence GTGATCTCCGCCCGCAGCTATCCCGCGACCATCGCGTCCGCTGTCGAGCACGAGACCGTCATCCGCAAGTCACGCTTCCTCACCCGCATCGAGCCCGTCTCCTCGGTCGAGCAGGCCGACACCGTGATCGCCGCCATCCGGAAGAGGGCCTGGGACGCCAACCATAACTGCACCGCGATGGTGACGGGTCTGCTCGGCGATCAGGCGCGGTCCTCGGATGACGGCGAGCCCTCCGGCACCGCGGGGATACCGATGCTCGAGGTGCTGCGTCGGCGCGAGCTGACCGATGTGGTCGCGGTGGTGACCCGCTACTTCGGCGGTGTGAAGCTCGGGGCGGGAGGCCTCGTGCGCGCCTACTCGTCCGCCGTGTCTGAGGCACTCGATCTGGCGTCCCTCGTGCGGCGGGCAGCCCTCCGGCAGGTGACGCTCGAGGTGCCGCACGCAGACGCCGGCCGCTACGACAATCTGCTGCGCGACTGGGCGGTCCATCATGGTGCGACGCTGGGCGCGCCGAGCTATGCCGCGATGGCCACGCTCGAGCTGTGGGTCCCCGAGGCCGAAGTCCCCCGGCTCGTCGATGATCTGGCCGCGGCATCCGCGGGTGCGATCGCGCCTGTCCTCGGTGTCGAGCGCATCGTCGACGTGCCCGCCTGA
- a CDS encoding aldo/keto reductase translates to MHTRTLGQGLQVSAVGLGCMGMSQSYGPNPGSRDDMIGVLRSAIEHGVDFFDTAEVYGPYVNEELVGEALEPIRDRVVLATKFGWDIQDGRSVGLDSRPEQIRRVAEASLRSLRTDVIDLFYQHRVDPDVPIEDVAGTVGELIAEGKVRHFGLSEASADTIRRAHAVHPVTALQSEYSLWTRDPESEILPVLAELGIGFVPFSPLGKGFLTGTVDTAADFAAGDIRATIPRFTAENRAANHALVAHVAELATAKEATPGQIALAWLLAQQPWIVPIPGTRRTVRIAENAGSTAVALSADEVADLSTLATRVGVSGDRYNPQQMAFVDR, encoded by the coding sequence ATGCACACGCGCACTCTCGGACAGGGCCTCCAGGTCTCTGCGGTCGGACTCGGCTGCATGGGCATGTCGCAGAGCTACGGGCCCAACCCCGGAAGCCGCGATGACATGATCGGGGTGCTGCGGTCGGCGATCGAGCACGGCGTCGACTTCTTCGACACGGCCGAGGTGTACGGCCCGTATGTGAACGAGGAGCTCGTCGGCGAGGCGCTCGAGCCGATCCGCGATCGCGTCGTGCTCGCGACGAAGTTCGGGTGGGACATCCAGGACGGCAGGAGCGTGGGGCTCGACAGTCGGCCCGAGCAGATCCGGCGAGTGGCCGAGGCGTCGCTGCGGAGTCTGCGCACCGACGTGATCGACCTCTTCTACCAGCACCGCGTCGACCCCGACGTGCCGATCGAAGACGTCGCCGGGACCGTCGGCGAGCTCATCGCCGAAGGGAAGGTGCGCCACTTCGGGCTCTCCGAGGCCTCGGCGGACACGATCCGCCGCGCACATGCCGTGCACCCGGTCACCGCGCTGCAGAGCGAGTACTCGCTGTGGACCCGCGATCCCGAATCCGAGATCCTGCCGGTGCTCGCGGAGCTGGGCATCGGATTCGTGCCCTTCAGTCCGCTCGGCAAGGGGTTCCTGACCGGGACGGTCGACACGGCAGCCGACTTCGCAGCCGGCGACATCCGCGCCACGATCCCGCGGTTCACGGCCGAGAACCGGGCGGCGAACCATGCGCTCGTGGCGCACGTGGCAGAGCTGGCCACGGCGAAGGAGGCCACACCCGGTCAGATCGCTCTGGCATGGCTGCTCGCACAGCAGCCGTGGATCGTGCCGATCCCCGGCACCCGACGCACCGTGCGCATCGCCGAGAACGCCGGAAGCACGGCGGTCGCCCTGTCGGCCGACGAGGTCGCCGACCTCTCGACCCTCGCCACGCGCGTCGGGGTGAGCGGCGACCGCTACAACCCGCAGCAGATGGCGTTCGTCGACCGTTGA
- a CDS encoding MMPL family transporter — protein sequence MLRTLRSLPLWLTSRRGGWISLLVAVVAFTALLGALGRASLPSGTDVAPPDSESARTAALAEQFPDADESTVLLVASRDDGERLAADDIAALRSLSAEVEAETGHEPHGPIVSEDEKAAVLQATLTLADDDAAAEAVHGLRDTVTEHPIEGVSVQVTGGPAFGVDVASAFDGADFTLLMVTLGIVALLLIVTYRSPVLWMIPLVVVALADQLANKATAAIGAGLGLQFDSGIVSVLVFGAGTNYALLLISRYREELAHESDHRRALVGAWRATAPAIVASNLTVVLALSTLALAVIPGTRGLGIASAIGLLIALAAVLLVLPPALAVCGRRIFWPFAPRVGDDAKTGRVWGAVAQRVSRRPWVPLVGGLALLGVFAGGLAGASVGLTQVEKFRVASESATGLTVLGEHFPAGEAQPMIVIGDTAAADALAGAVEDVPGVLRVSTTGESTDGALTRLMVVGEPAPGTPESLDLVSAVREAAASVPEADAVVGGPVAADLDAREGNQRDLQLLVPLVLAVSLLVLIVLLRSLVAPVLLLLVNILSAVAAIGAGTWLSRVLFGWDALDLQVPLLSFLFLVALGIDYTIFLVHRARVEARTVGTRQGMVRALTATGGVITSAGVVLAAVFAALGLLPLVTLGQIGLIVGIGVLVDTFVVRTLVVPAIFAIVGDRMWWPGKSGADESTTDRGAQRPHGGEYEDAAVDTSPAAS from the coding sequence ATGCTCCGCACCCTCCGCTCTCTTCCCCTGTGGCTCACCTCGCGACGCGGCGGGTGGATCTCCCTGCTGGTCGCCGTCGTGGCGTTCACCGCGCTCCTCGGGGCGCTCGGCCGGGCGTCGCTGCCCTCGGGCACCGATGTGGCTCCGCCGGATTCCGAGTCGGCCCGGACGGCCGCCCTCGCCGAGCAGTTCCCCGACGCGGATGAGTCCACGGTGCTGCTGGTCGCGTCCCGAGACGACGGTGAGCGACTCGCCGCCGACGACATCGCCGCCCTGCGTTCCCTCTCGGCAGAGGTCGAAGCGGAGACAGGGCACGAGCCGCACGGGCCGATCGTCAGCGAAGACGAGAAGGCCGCGGTGCTGCAGGCGACGCTCACGCTCGCCGACGACGATGCCGCCGCAGAGGCCGTGCACGGTCTGCGCGACACCGTGACGGAGCATCCGATCGAGGGGGTGAGCGTGCAGGTCACGGGTGGACCCGCGTTCGGTGTCGACGTCGCCTCCGCGTTCGACGGCGCCGACTTCACGCTGCTGATGGTGACACTCGGGATCGTCGCGCTGCTGCTCATCGTCACCTACCGCTCGCCCGTGCTGTGGATGATCCCCCTCGTCGTCGTCGCCCTCGCCGACCAGCTGGCGAACAAGGCCACCGCGGCGATCGGTGCCGGACTCGGGCTGCAGTTCGATTCCGGCATCGTGAGCGTGCTCGTGTTCGGCGCCGGGACGAACTATGCGCTCCTGTTGATCTCGCGCTATCGCGAGGAACTCGCGCATGAGTCCGATCACCGTCGTGCGCTCGTCGGCGCGTGGCGCGCCACCGCACCCGCGATCGTCGCCTCGAACCTCACCGTGGTGCTCGCCCTGTCGACTCTCGCCCTCGCGGTGATCCCTGGCACGCGTGGACTCGGCATCGCCTCGGCCATCGGCCTTCTGATCGCCCTCGCCGCCGTGCTGCTGGTGTTGCCGCCCGCTCTCGCGGTGTGCGGCCGCCGCATCTTCTGGCCGTTCGCGCCGCGGGTCGGCGATGACGCGAAGACCGGTCGCGTGTGGGGTGCTGTCGCGCAGCGCGTCTCCCGGCGTCCGTGGGTGCCGCTGGTCGGCGGGCTGGCGTTGCTCGGTGTCTTCGCGGGTGGTCTCGCCGGAGCATCCGTCGGGCTCACCCAGGTGGAGAAGTTCCGTGTCGCGTCGGAATCGGCAACGGGGCTCACGGTGCTGGGCGAGCACTTCCCCGCCGGTGAGGCTCAGCCGATGATCGTGATCGGTGACACGGCGGCAGCCGATGCGCTGGCCGGCGCGGTCGAAGACGTGCCGGGCGTGCTCCGGGTGTCGACGACCGGTGAGAGCACCGATGGCGCACTCACGCGACTGATGGTCGTCGGGGAACCGGCGCCGGGCACCCCGGAGAGCCTCGATCTCGTGAGTGCAGTGCGAGAGGCCGCGGCCTCGGTGCCGGAGGCCGATGCCGTGGTCGGTGGTCCGGTGGCGGCGGATCTCGACGCGCGCGAGGGCAATCAGCGCGACCTGCAGCTGCTGGTCCCGCTCGTGCTCGCGGTCAGTCTGCTCGTCCTGATCGTGCTGCTGCGCTCCCTGGTGGCACCCGTGCTGCTGCTCTTGGTGAACATCCTCAGCGCCGTCGCCGCGATCGGCGCGGGCACCTGGCTGAGCCGGGTGCTGTTCGGATGGGATGCCCTCGACCTGCAGGTGCCGCTGCTGTCGTTCCTGTTCCTGGTGGCGCTCGGAATCGACTACACGATCTTCCTGGTGCACCGGGCGCGCGTGGAGGCGCGGACGGTCGGCACGCGGCAGGGGATGGTCCGAGCGCTCACGGCGACGGGGGGCGTGATCACCAGCGCCGGTGTCGTGCTCGCAGCGGTGTTCGCCGCCCTCGGGCTGCTGCCGCTGGTCACTCTCGGACAGATCGGGCTCATCGTCGGCATCGGCGTGCTCGTCGACACCTTCGTGGTGCGCACCCTCGTGGTCCCCGCGATCTTCGCGATCGTCGGGGAT